The sequence below is a genomic window from Methanobacterium sp. Maddingley MBC34.
TTGTGGTTAAATCATGGTCGTCACAGAACATCCCCATAACCGATTAATGAGGTATTAATTACTACCGGATTAACGAATTAAATATGAAAACCTCATGAAAACCTAGGAATTTAGTGGAGAAGATGAAAACAATAAAACCTCTCATTTCAGCAGTTTTGTTGCTGTTAATAATATCATCTACTTTGGGATTAGTGTCTGCTTCATCATTTAGTGGATACTTATCTATAGAGTTCGATAAAACCACTGTAAATGTGGGAGACACAGTTACTATGACTGTAACTGCAAGTAATGAAGGATTAGATAGTTGGTATCCAGTGGAGATCTATGCACCCATACCATCTGGAATGCAATACGTTTCCCATGTTGTCCCGGATAAAACCCTGCAAAACTACGATCCGGGTAGTGGGATATGGAACGTAAATAGAATGAGGCATGATGAAAGGGGCCACCTAAAGACCCTTATCATAACCCTCAAAGTACTCCCCGAAGCAGCAGGCGAGCCTATAACTGGTACTGCAAGATTTCAGACACTTATGATCGAAGGAACTGGCGAAGATTTATTAGCTTCAGGTCAGGTTCCCTCTTTTAGAAGTGCTACCATAACTGTTCCTGAAATAGCACCCGTTGCAAGTTTCACGGCTTCACCACTCACTGGAACTGCCCCACTTACCGTTTATTTCACTGACACATCCAGTAATGGTCCAACAAGTTGGGCTTGGGACTTTGGTGATGGAATCATTGAAAGCGAAGAACAAAACCCCATCCACACTTACAATAATCCGGGTACTTACATGATTACCTTAACTGCATCTAACAGTGCAGGTCAGTCAACCAAAACTATTTTCATCACAGTAAAAGATGGTACCGATCCTGGTACTGGTGGAGGTACAGGTGGAGGTAATGGTAACGGCACTGGTTTAGGTAACGGATCAAGCTCTGGTTTAGGGTCGGCAGCTGGCCTTCTTAATCAGCAGAGTGGAGGAGGGGGAGGAAATGGAAAAGCCTACGAAGTTTTCCAAGACACCCCCAAATCTGAAATATATTATGGTCTGGCAATCATATTGATCGCAGCTGTGATCATCCTTGGATACTTGTACGGAACCAAGAGAAAACAATGAAATGCCCCATAACTAGGATTTTCCATGCAGATATCTTTCATATAAACAGAAGTAGAGTAAAACAGTAACCGTATAATCAATAACATGTACATGTTTCAAAGGTGATCTAGTGGTAGCTTCCATCAATGATATGTTCAACAGTGTAATGCATTCAATTTCCCAGAGTCTTTTAACGCCAGTAATGGTTATTCTGGCAATATTCTTCATATATGCTCTCGCCAACCTTGGAATTCTTTTATCTGAATATTACAAGCGGCGAAAACTCAAATTAGATATTAAACCATTAATTGCTCAGATGTTAGCAGTGAAGGATCAGCGGAGTCCTGATGAACTCATTAAAATAATTAAAGCAAGCCAACTTCCACCCAGCCATAAGGAAGTTCTGATAACTCTGGCAGAAACTTTCAACCAGAGTCCAGAATTCAGAGAGTCACTGGCCCTTAAAATGGTAGAAGATGAGGGTATCATTGCGGCTAAAAGGTTAGAAAGAACCGATATTATTGCTAAAATCGCTCCTGCGGTGGGGTTAATGGGGACCTTGATACCTTTAGGTCCTGGACTCACTGCCCTGGGTGAAGGAGACATTCAAACCCTAGCTCAGCACCTTTTAATAGCATTCGATGCAGCAGTGCTGGGTATGGCCTCCGCTGCCATAGCATTCACCATATCCAAGGTAAGGCGACGCTGGTATGAGGAGGAAATTTCCAACCTGGAAACCATAGTTGACACTGTTCTGGAGATCTTGAAATAGGAGATTGAAATGATAAAGCAGAAAATGCACAGACGCAGAAAGGAATTGCTTTCCAGTGATGAAGAGATCGACCCCATGATCTACGCAGTGAACATGGTGGACTGCATGCTGGTACTGGCAGTGGGCTTTCTCATATTCACCATAATGTCCATGGGTCTGCAGAGCGTGGTGTTCAGTGAAATGTCACCTCAGGAGAAATCAGCTGTTTCCCAGGCGATAAAAGAAAAAGTTCAACTGGAAATGGGTCAAGAAGTCAACCAAACCTTGACCACTGGATCAGGTGGCCCCACCGGATATGAAGACGTAGGGAAGGTGTATAAAGATCCCCAGACTGGAAAGTTGATACTGATTCAGAATTCTTGATAAACACATCCCCTTTACACTAATAATTTTTAATGAAATTATTGGATGATGTTTATTAATGTATTTTTAAAAGGGGAAAATTATCCCATTGGGAAATATTTTTCATGTAAACGAAAGAATTTTTCATGTAAATAGAATTTCATGTGAATGGGAGATTAGAGGGAAGAAAAAATCATTAAAATGTTTCATTCTTTCAGAATTTAAAGGAGCTTTAAATAATGACAATTTATGTTTGTATGGATGACACAGACAATCTTAATTCAAGGGGAACTGGAAGATTGGCAAGGGCAGTAGCTGCGGAGTTAGGAAAAAAGTTTCCGGTAAGAGGAGTTACCAGACATCAGTTATACGTTCACCCGGACATCCCGTACACTTCTCACAACAGTTGTGGTGTTATTCACATCACTATGGATGGTTACCAACACCTCGATGAAATATTTGAGATAGCCCGGGAAGAAATGCTCAATGATTTCATTGAAGGTAGTGACCCTGGCTTATCTGTGGCAACCTCAGAGCAGATAAAACCCTCCCTAATTGCCTATGGAAGAGATGCCCAGAATACGGTTTTAACCCAGGAAAAAGCCCGCACCATGGCTCGAAATTTGGGGATACGATTAGAGGGGCTTGGTGGAACTGAAGATGGGGTTATAGGTTCAATAGCAGGATTGGGGCTCGCTTTCACTTCGAATGATGGTAGGTTCTTACAGATCGGGAATATAAGGGATTTAATTGGGCCG
It includes:
- a CDS encoding repeat-containing protein (PFAM: Domain of unknown function DUF11; PKD domain~TIGRFAM: conserved repeat domain); protein product: MKTIKPLISAVLLLLIISSTLGLVSASSFSGYLSIEFDKTTVNVGDTVTMTVTASNEGLDSWYPVEIYAPIPSGMQYVSHVVPDKTLQNYDPGSGIWNVNRMRHDERGHLKTLIITLKVLPEAAGEPITGTARFQTLMIEGTGEDLLASGQVPSFRSATITVPEIAPVASFTASPLTGTAPLTVYFTDTSSNGPTSWAWDFGDGIIESEEQNPIHTYNNPGTYMITLTASNSAGQSTKTIFITVKDGTDPGTGGGTGGGNGNGTGLGNGSSSGLGSAAGLLNQQSGGGGGNGKAYEVFQDTPKSEIYYGLAIILIAAVIILGYLYGTKRKQ
- a CDS encoding biopolymer transport protein (PFAM: MotA/TolQ/ExbB proton channel family), producing MVASINDMFNSVMHSISQSLLTPVMVILAIFFIYALANLGILLSEYYKRRKLKLDIKPLIAQMLAVKDQRSPDELIKIIKASQLPPSHKEVLITLAETFNQSPEFRESLALKMVEDEGIIAAKRLERTDIIAKIAPAVGLMGTLIPLGPGLTALGEGDIQTLAQHLLIAFDAAVLGMASAAIAFTISKVRRRWYEEEISNLETIVDTVLEILK
- a CDS encoding hypothetical protein (PFAM: Uncharacterized conserved protein (DUF2149)), translated to MIKQKMHRRRKELLSSDEEIDPMIYAVNMVDCMLVLAVGFLIFTIMSMGLQSVVFSEMSPQEKSAVSQAIKEKVQLEMGQEVNQTLTTGSGGPTGYEDVGKVYKDPQTGKLILIQNS